The sequence gagagggagagacacaggcagagggagaagcaggctccatgcagggagcccaacgtgggactccatcccgggactccaggatcacgccgtgggccagaggcaggcgctaaaccgctgagccacccatggatcccctggTCCATTATTATTAACTAGGGTCTGTCATTTATATTACGGttcattctttgtgttttatggattttgacaaatgcataatgtcatgtatccaccattatggtATCATAAAGAAAAGTTTCAATACCTCTCAGATCTCCTGTGTTTTACCTCTTAATTCACGTCCTCTTTCCAACTGGCAATTACTAATCTTCTTAGTGTAtctttacttttgccttttccagaatgtcatgtagttgcAGTAGTGGAGTATGTGTCTTTCCAGACTGATTTCTTTCACTAAGCAACATGCACTtaaatttcctccatgtctttttttggTTGAAACTCACttctttttatcaaatattttaaatacaaaaaaactttaaacacCTAACAACAGATTGCAACATATATATCTTGTTTGTCACCTGATTTAACAAATTATctctaaaaagacatttttaaaagataacaggaaaattCAATACTTAATGAATCTTTGATATTATGAAATTATTAGCATATCTAGATGTGATGACTGATTTGAGGTTATACAAAAAATGCTCTTAcctgttagaaaagaaaaaggaaaacattgatACAttcacatgaataaattttttagcTACCGTTGGAGATTTTCATGTGGCCCAAATGTGTCAAATTTCAGGGATATGTGAAGTGAGTGGTACAAGAGAAATATGAGCAAGAACAATATTTGTTATCTGAATGCTGTGCTTTTCCTGAGTTTATatagtttttggtttcttttgagtGCGAGGGTGGTAACCTAACCATTACCCAGACGCACACCTGCCCAACCTCTAAATAAAAAATGGGAACTGCCTACTCAAAGCAGTGTACCAGTTGATGtgtaccaattttattttatttttattttattttttattattttatttttattttttattattttattcatttttaaaaaataatttatttattcatgagacacacacacacacacagaggcagagacacaggcagagggagaagcaggctccatgcagggaacccaatgtgggaccgGATTCTGGATCTCTAGGACCGACCATGCCCTGgaatgaaggcggcgctaaaccgctgagccatggggGCTACCCtgtttaccaattttttaaaagctccttctATCTGTGAGGAAACTGGAATGGAAATTGGTCAATGCTTGCTTGCCATGGTCATTAAGGATGCAATAAAAGAAGTCTTTGGAAACGCAGATAAGACTTTGAGACACTACATGAAAATATTCCGTTCGGATTGCCATCTGTCTGAAAGAACGGattaggattttcttaatattttgggTAAAATAAACCCTCGGAAAGGACGCGGGGTGGCGCTGCAGCATTAAAAGTAGAACGAAGAAACCTTCCAGCCCCTGTTCCTTAGCCGGAGGCTCTGCTGAAGAAACCGGCAGGAAGGGGAGGCTTTCTAAGGTGGTTGCTCGGGAAATCAGGATCCTATGCGTCTCCACTTATCCCAGTAACTGCGAGATAGAAGGAGATAGAATTGGCCACAACGCAAGGCGAAATGGGGTCATGTTTGCCGGGAGACCGGAAGCTGATGGAGGCTGGAGATGGAAAAGAACACTTTCTGAAACAAAGGCAAGTCTTGATATTCTTTGTTTTGCTGGGCGTAGCTCAGGCTGCTTCGGAGCCTAGGCACTACTCAGTGGCTGAGGAAATGGAAAGCGGCTCCTTTGTGGCCAATTTGTTAAAAGATCTGGGATTGGAGGTAAATGAACTAGCTGAACGGGGGGCTCGGGTggtttccaaagggaaaaaaatgcgcTTGCACCTTGATAGGCAGACAGGGGATTTGTTGTTAAATGAGAAACTGGACCGGGAGGAGCTGTGTGGCCTTGTCGAGCCATGTGTGCTACCTTTCCAGGTGTTATTGGAAAATCCCTTGCAGTTTTTTCAGGCTGATCTACGGATTAGAGATATAAATGATCATTCCCCGGTTTTCCtagacaaagaaataattttgaaaatttcagaaagTATCACTCCCGGAACTACTTTCCTAATAGAACGTGCCCAGGACTTAGATGTAGGAAGCAACAGTCTCCAAAATTACACTCTCAGCCCCAATTCCCACTTCCATCTTAATTTACAAGACAGTCCCGAGGGCATATTACCACAGCTGGTGCTGGACAAAGCTCTGGATCGCGAGGAACGGGCTGAGATCAGGTTAACTCTCACAGCGCTGGATGGCGGACCTCCACCCAGATCTGGCACTGCCCTGGTTCGCATCGAAGTTTTAGATAGCAATGACAATGCCCCCGAGTTTACAAAGCTGTTCTATGAGGTGCAAGTCCTGGAAGACAGTCCCATTGGATTCCAAGTTGCCATGGTCTCTGCTAGAGATCTGGACATTGGAACCAATGGAGAAATATCTTACGTATTTTCCCAAGCCTCTGAAGAGATCCGcaaaacttttcaaataaatgcCACGTCAGGAGAACTCTTTTTAACGCAGAAACTGGATTTCGAATCCATTCAGACTTATACATTAAATATTCAGGCAACAGACGGTGGTGGACTTTCTGGAAGTTGCGTGGTGTTTGTCCAAGTGATGGATTTGAATGACAACCCTCCGGAACTGACTATGTCAACATTTATCGATCACATCCCAGAAAACTTGCAGGAGACCATAACTGCTGTATTCAGCGTTTCAGATCCTGACTCGGGAGACAATGGAAGAATGGTTTGTTCCATTCAAGATGATCTTCCTTTCTTGCTTAAACcttctgttgagaatttttacaccCTGGTAACAAATGGGGCGCTGGACAGAGAGAGCCAGGCGGAGTACAACATCACCATCACCGTCAGTGACCTGGGGACCCCCAGGCTGAAGACCCAGCACAACATCACCGTGACGGTCTCCGACGTCAACGACAACGCCCCCGCCTTCAGCCAGACCACCTACACCCTGCGCGTCCGCGAGAACAACAGCCCCGCCCTGCACATCGGCACCGTGAGCGCCACCGACAGAGACGCGGGCGCCAACGCCCAGGTCACCTACTCGCTGCTGCCGCCCCGGGACCCGCACCTGCCGCTCGCCTCGCTGGTGTCCATCAACGCGGACAACGGGCAGCTGTTCGCGCTCAGGTCCCTGGACTACGAGGCGCTGCAGGC comes from Canis lupus familiaris isolate Mischka breed German Shepherd chromosome 2, alternate assembly UU_Cfam_GSD_1.0, whole genome shotgun sequence and encodes:
- the LOC106557817 gene encoding protocadherin beta-2-like isoform X2, encoding MGSCLPGDRKLMEAGDGKEHFLKQRQVLIFFVLLGVAQAASEPRHYSVAEEMESGSFVANLLKDLGLEVNELAERGARVVSKGKKMRLHLDRQTGDLLLNEKLDREELCGLVEPCVLPFQVLLENPLQFFQADLRIRDINDHSPVFLDKEIILKISESITPGTTFLIERAQDLDVGSNSLQNYTLSPNSHFHLNLQDSPEGILPQLVLDKALDREERAEIRLTLTALDGGPPPRSGTALVRIEVLDSNDNAPEFTKLFYEVQVLEDSPIGFQVAMVSARDLDIGTNGEISYVFSQASEEIRKTFQINATSGELFLTQKLDFESIQTYTLNIQATDGGGLSGSCVVFVQVMDLNDNPPELTMSTFIDHIPENLQETITAVFSVSDPDSGDNGRMVCSIQDDLPFLLKPSVENFYTLVTNGALDRESQAEYNITITVSDLGTPRLKTQHNITVTVSDVNDNAPAFSQTTYTLRVRENNSPALHIGTVSATDRDAGANAQVTYSLLPPRDPHLPLASLVSINADNGQLFALRSLDYEALQAFEVRVGAADRGSPALSSQALVRVLVLDDNDNAPFVLYPLQNGSAPCTELVPRAAEAGYLVTKVVAVDGDSGQNAWLSFQLLKATEPGLFGVWAHNGEVRTARLLSERDAVRHRLLVLVKDNGEPPLSASVTLHVLLVDGFSQPYLPLPDVAAAEARADPLTVYLVIALASVSSLFLCSALAFVAVRLCRRSGAASGGGCAVPEGHFPGHLVDVSGAGTLSQSYQYEVCLAGGTGTSEFKFLKPIVPNFLGLGEERVSEANPFQG